The Alteromonas stellipolaris genome includes a region encoding these proteins:
- a CDS encoding NAD(P)H-dependent oxidoreductase: MSNQIISDLNQRYTVKKYDSSKRISSEDLAIILEALRLSASSINSQPWKFVVVESDSAKQRLHDTFANKHQFNQLHAKEASHTILFAYDPKFTKEKFVKRVDAEVASGHLPEAMRDSFMGAYAFAEANTDENGYNGAWTKAQVYLAFGNLLHTLARLGIASTPMEGVDADLIGELFSEELDGHICEVALALGYADEEQDWNHGLPKARLPMEDVITVV, encoded by the coding sequence GTGTCTAATCAAATTATCAGTGATTTAAACCAGCGCTATACCGTTAAAAAGTACGACAGTAGCAAACGTATTTCTTCAGAAGATTTAGCCATTATATTGGAAGCACTAAGGTTATCAGCGTCTTCAATAAACTCGCAGCCTTGGAAGTTTGTTGTAGTTGAAAGTGACAGTGCAAAACAGCGTCTACACGATACTTTTGCTAACAAGCACCAGTTCAACCAACTGCATGCAAAAGAAGCATCGCACACCATATTATTTGCTTACGACCCTAAGTTCACCAAAGAAAAATTTGTTAAGCGTGTTGATGCAGAAGTGGCGTCTGGTCACTTACCAGAAGCAATGCGTGACTCATTTATGGGCGCTTACGCTTTTGCAGAAGCCAATACGGATGAGAATGGCTACAACGGCGCATGGACTAAAGCACAGGTTTATCTAGCATTTGGAAACTTGCTTCACACATTAGCCCGCTTGGGTATAGCATCTACACCGATGGAAGGCGTAGATGCTGACTTGATTGGTGAGTTGTTTAGCGAAGAACTTGACGGTCATATTTGTGAAGTGGCGCTAGCACTTGGCTATGCCGACGAAGAGCAAGACTGGAACCACGGTTTACCCAAGGCTCGTTTGCCAATGGAAGATGTCATTACCGTAGTGTAG
- a CDS encoding class I adenylate cyclase: MTEQQSLSIKKNLTIRLLRVLRYNKARVERALMLMPPEHKPLFHVLPFLLHVNHPDLPGYIEGEEIPFGIHNYSFREVVENALLQCFPDKRDLFTDIKSLWPRHRAIDALVLMGSIGTIAQTNTSDFDYWVCVDGNQLSEASLNKLQEKLTAIESWADSKFGIEVHFFLSEIDNIRRNDFGIADGESAGSAQALFLKAEFYTTNIVVAGKAPFWWLTPEKTNDQQYIALKSHLEDGGSPDLSWFMDLGNLERLDASELFGAAIWQLSKAMDSPFKSVLKIAKLEVYLAHIEHGQPLCSLLKKHVHRGAEAPGQVAVIDPYALMFDQLIEHYEKEGQPEDMLLLQQCLYLKCNCKLSQPPQRGETSTFKRKIIAAYAKKWGWTKQDLYHLDNQQEWTFYERVQLSRRIHRFLLKCYRRISSQLGAEQQTMSKEDMTVLGRRLSTFYGKKPNKIEFLRRAFDENLYCDTVTVALKQNKTGQEIWTVYATDTLSKSGKIAQNQKITQTSSAIELIVWCVANRIIDAKTTIYLDYNAGEVSELDLNDLLKHICRYFPPIKVSGLQRDNLLTSARITTCLAIVNFNALRQKASVEEVSVLYTTSWGETFLFHGKDVLDTLWFELEETKPAPPCFVMVPRGNQQSRIQGEFLESTGINFSLIH; this comes from the coding sequence ATGACAGAGCAGCAGTCTCTATCAATTAAAAAGAATCTAACAATACGCCTGTTACGAGTACTTAGGTATAACAAGGCAAGAGTAGAACGTGCACTTATGCTTATGCCTCCTGAGCACAAGCCGTTGTTTCATGTACTGCCCTTTTTACTGCATGTAAATCATCCTGATCTTCCAGGCTATATTGAAGGTGAAGAAATTCCCTTTGGTATTCATAATTATTCATTTCGCGAAGTTGTCGAAAATGCGCTTTTGCAATGCTTCCCAGATAAGCGAGATTTATTTACTGATATCAAGTCTCTGTGGCCCCGGCACCGAGCTATTGATGCGTTAGTCCTTATGGGAAGTATTGGTACCATTGCCCAAACTAACACCTCTGATTTCGACTATTGGGTGTGTGTCGATGGCAATCAACTCTCAGAAGCGTCGCTTAATAAACTACAAGAAAAGTTAACGGCCATTGAAAGTTGGGCAGACAGCAAATTCGGTATTGAAGTGCACTTCTTCCTGTCTGAAATTGATAATATTCGACGCAACGACTTTGGCATTGCCGATGGAGAAAGCGCAGGCTCAGCTCAAGCGCTATTTCTTAAAGCTGAATTTTATACCACTAATATTGTGGTAGCAGGAAAAGCACCTTTTTGGTGGTTAACGCCAGAAAAAACCAATGACCAGCAATATATTGCGTTAAAAAGTCATCTAGAAGACGGTGGCTCTCCAGATTTAAGCTGGTTTATGGATCTTGGCAACCTTGAAAGGCTCGACGCCAGTGAATTGTTCGGTGCTGCAATATGGCAGTTAAGCAAGGCCATGGACTCGCCGTTTAAATCAGTACTGAAAATAGCAAAGTTAGAAGTTTATCTTGCTCATATTGAGCACGGTCAGCCCTTGTGTAGCTTGCTTAAAAAGCATGTTCATCGAGGTGCCGAAGCTCCTGGACAAGTCGCGGTTATCGACCCTTATGCGCTAATGTTCGACCAACTTATTGAGCATTATGAAAAAGAGGGGCAGCCTGAAGACATGTTGTTACTTCAACAGTGCCTTTACCTCAAATGTAATTGCAAACTAAGCCAACCACCACAACGTGGAGAAACCTCTACGTTTAAGCGCAAGATAATAGCGGCATATGCTAAAAAGTGGGGATGGACGAAACAAGACCTTTATCACTTAGATAATCAGCAGGAATGGACGTTTTACGAACGGGTTCAATTAAGCCGACGTATTCATCGATTTCTTTTAAAATGCTACCGACGTATTTCAAGCCAGCTTGGTGCTGAACAACAAACCATGAGTAAAGAAGACATGACCGTACTAGGTCGTCGTCTTAGTACTTTTTATGGCAAGAAGCCTAACAAAATTGAATTTCTACGCCGCGCGTTTGATGAAAACCTCTACTGCGACACGGTAACTGTGGCATTAAAGCAAAACAAAACTGGGCAAGAGATTTGGACTGTCTATGCCACAGACACGCTCAGTAAATCGGGAAAAATAGCGCAAAATCAGAAAATAACGCAGACATCCTCTGCTATTGAGTTAATCGTGTGGTGCGTAGCAAATCGTATTATCGACGCAAAAACTACCATCTATCTTGATTACAATGCAGGAGAGGTAAGCGAGCTCGATTTAAACGACTTATTGAAACATATCTGCCGCTACTTTCCGCCAATTAAAGTCTCTGGGCTGCAAAGAGATAACCTGCTCACTAGCGCCCGCATTACGACCTGCTTAGCGATTGTGAATTTCAACGCGCTGAGGCAAAAGGCGAGCGTTGAAGAAGTCTCGGTGTTGTACACCACATCGTGGGGCGAAACCTTTTTATTCCACGGGAAAGACGTGCTAGATACACTCTGGTTTGAACTTGAAGAAACAAAGCCTGCCCCGCCCTGCTTTGTCATGGTACCTCGCGGAAATCAGCAATCTCGTATTCAAGGTGAGTTTTTAGAGTCCACAGGTATAAATTTTTCCCTTATTCACTAG